In Treponema primitia ZAS-2, a genomic segment contains:
- the dnaX gene encoding DNA polymerase III subunit gamma/tau has translation MAYEVTATKRRPKTFDELAGQDFVAATLKSSIETGRIAHAYLFSGPRGCGKTSAARILARSLNCEKGPTVTPCGECPSCREITRGASLDIIEIDGASNNSVNDVRQIKDEVIFPPQGGRKKIYIIDEVHMLSQSAFNALLKTIEEPPEYIVFIFATTEVHKVPATIRSRCQQFNFRLIPIETIQGILKDTCAEMGIEAEDEALFWIAKESTGSLRDAYTLFDQVASFSEGHIRSQLIRDKLGLVGLDKLNALAESCAANDTAGAFAQIDEILDAGIAIEQFVIDLAGYYRSLLLLKNGVTRESLLGFGPDRFSALVQEKLDSPRLEQALSLLLDLYRDIRYSVSPRFELETAVSKLCWLDRWVSPLELRAAIAGARNILDKGDGGGIAGPLAGPGSVAPAVQDKTDLSRPGAFVEGFKRVLAAREAADAAAQAELVARGTALQVASDRAAVSQMGEPSAPGAGLAAGAGLSGSGPGVSAEAGALPGESPVEAAVPCKDLPELREALIKSLRQDRGLLASGLDKSLPWEWAGANSIGDDGNGANTVETNGSGDSPGEGKLRIPVQDPLTAELIKKDSALIRQLLGKLWGKPVLPEAVQVPAGAPGGVEPEKPLSPQAEMVRRMFRGTVVKTNGMEKNDGH, from the coding sequence ATGGCTTATGAAGTAACCGCTACCAAGCGGCGTCCCAAGACTTTTGATGAATTGGCGGGCCAGGATTTTGTGGCTGCCACCCTGAAAAGCTCCATAGAAACCGGACGTATTGCCCATGCCTACCTGTTTTCCGGCCCCAGGGGCTGCGGCAAGACCAGCGCCGCCCGGATTTTGGCCCGGTCCCTGAACTGCGAAAAGGGGCCCACGGTGACGCCCTGCGGGGAATGTCCCAGTTGCCGGGAAATTACCCGGGGGGCCAGTCTGGATATCATCGAAATTGACGGGGCTTCCAATAACTCGGTCAACGATGTGCGTCAGATTAAGGATGAGGTCATCTTCCCACCCCAGGGTGGGCGGAAGAAGATCTATATTATCGATGAAGTCCACATGCTCTCCCAAAGCGCCTTTAACGCCCTCCTCAAGACCATTGAGGAGCCGCCTGAGTATATCGTCTTTATTTTTGCCACCACGGAAGTGCATAAGGTGCCGGCTACTATCAGGAGCCGTTGCCAGCAGTTCAACTTTAGGCTTATCCCTATCGAAACGATTCAGGGTATTTTGAAGGATACCTGCGCGGAGATGGGGATAGAGGCTGAGGACGAGGCCCTGTTCTGGATTGCCAAGGAGTCTACGGGCAGCCTGCGGGATGCCTATACCCTGTTTGACCAGGTGGCTTCTTTTTCCGAGGGGCATATCCGGTCCCAGCTTATCCGGGACAAGCTGGGACTGGTGGGACTGGATAAGCTCAACGCCCTGGCGGAAAGCTGCGCGGCCAACGATACTGCCGGGGCGTTCGCCCAGATTGACGAGATCCTGGACGCGGGGATTGCGATAGAACAATTCGTCATTGACCTGGCGGGGTATTACCGGAGTCTGCTGCTTTTGAAAAACGGGGTGACCAGGGAGTCCCTCCTGGGGTTCGGGCCGGACCGCTTCTCTGCCCTGGTCCAGGAAAAGCTGGATTCGCCCCGGCTTGAACAGGCTTTGTCCCTGCTGCTGGACCTTTACCGGGATATACGGTACTCGGTGTCCCCCCGGTTTGAGCTGGAGACGGCGGTTTCTAAACTCTGCTGGCTGGACCGCTGGGTGTCCCCCTTGGAACTACGGGCGGCTATTGCGGGGGCCCGGAACATTCTGGACAAGGGTGATGGGGGAGGGATAGCCGGCCCTTTAGCCGGGCCGGGGTCGGTAGCCCCGGCGGTTCAGGACAAGACCGACCTTAGCCGGCCCGGGGCCTTTGTCGAAGGTTTTAAGCGGGTTCTGGCTGCCCGGGAAGCTGCCGATGCGGCGGCTCAGGCGGAGCTTGTTGCGCGGGGAACTGCGTTGCAAGTGGCGTCGGATCGGGCGGCTGTGTCTCAGATGGGGGAACCGTCGGCCCCGGGTGCGGGACTGGCGGCGGGGGCCGGATTGTCCGGCTCTGGTCCCGGCGTTTCGGCTGAAGCCGGTGCTCTCCCCGGAGAGTCCCCCGTAGAAGCGGCTGTGCCCTGTAAGGATCTGCCGGAACTGAGGGAGGCCCTTATCAAGAGCCTGCGGCAGGATCGGGGGCTTCTTGCTTCAGGGCTGGATAAGTCCCTGCCCTGGGAGTGGGCGGGCGCTAACAGCATCGGCGACGATGGCAACGGCGCTAACACTGTTGAAACGAACGGTTCCGGCGATTCCCCCGGCGAAGGAAAGCTCCGTATCCCGGTACAGGATCCCCTGACGGCAGAGCTGATAAAGAAGGATTCTGCCCTTATCAGGCAGTTGCTGGGAAAATTGTGGGGGAAGCCCGTGTTGCCCGAAGCGGTTCAAGTCCCGGCCGGGGCCCCGGGCGGAGTGGAGCCGGAGAAGCCCTTGAGCCCCCAGGCGGAAATGGTCCGCCGTATGTTTCGGGGTACGGTGGTTAAAACAAACGGAATGGAGAAAAACGATGGACATTAA
- a CDS encoding carboxylesterase/lipase family protein encodes MKKKLLTACVILVTVGSFVFAKGSAEQGKSIPTAAPEMPIVKVAGGQLKGFVEGDGTLAFTGIRYAVAERFGKPQPVPAWQGIKPAQVYGPNAKIPVQTAVGGDEFAWPHRYYIESEDCQYLNIWTQSLSSSADKPVMVFIHGGGFNNGSAIEAVAYEGGNLSKFGDVVVVTVNHRLNVLGYLDLSGFGDAYKETANLGQLDLVAALQWVKDNIAQFGGNPNNVTIFGQSGGSQKVQVLMHMPAAKGLFVRAIGHSGAYTILTKQQADRVGQLTVQKLGLTQATIDQIKTIDYNTLLAAGVAALADAGKELNVSLSWRAVADNNVVQDNYPDWANTMPFMQGSVFSEITNHNLPLIDQGIYKNDWTTAETDSYLTKRFGSDAAAIKDEFTKLFPEKKPQDVFFYDIGRFRRPSQDHLADKAKTATAPVYTYLFVFEAPANGGITAFHCSELIYVFHNVGLREITKATGGTADVYKMQDIMAQAWVNFATNGNPSQPGLDWKPYDPIARTGTMIFDANSRFVPFNDSKLQELMGTR; translated from the coding sequence ATGAAAAAGAAATTGTTAACAGCGTGTGTAATTCTTGTCACTGTGGGCTCTTTTGTGTTCGCCAAGGGCAGTGCAGAGCAGGGGAAAAGTATCCCCACAGCGGCCCCTGAGATGCCTATCGTCAAGGTAGCGGGCGGACAACTCAAGGGATTTGTTGAAGGGGACGGGACTTTGGCCTTCACCGGTATCCGGTATGCGGTGGCCGAGCGCTTTGGCAAACCCCAGCCCGTACCGGCTTGGCAGGGGATTAAACCTGCACAGGTGTACGGACCTAATGCTAAGATTCCGGTACAGACCGCTGTAGGCGGCGATGAATTTGCTTGGCCCCATCGGTATTATATTGAGAGTGAAGACTGTCAGTATCTCAATATATGGACCCAATCTCTTTCTTCCAGCGCGGATAAACCGGTCATGGTCTTTATCCATGGTGGCGGATTCAACAATGGTTCTGCTATTGAAGCGGTAGCCTATGAAGGTGGAAACCTGAGCAAGTTCGGCGATGTGGTTGTAGTGACCGTAAATCATCGGCTCAACGTCCTGGGGTATCTGGATCTTTCCGGTTTTGGCGATGCCTATAAGGAAACCGCCAACCTCGGTCAGTTGGACTTGGTGGCGGCCCTCCAGTGGGTTAAGGATAATATTGCCCAGTTCGGTGGGAACCCCAATAACGTGACCATCTTTGGGCAGTCCGGCGGCTCCCAGAAGGTGCAGGTTTTGATGCATATGCCCGCGGCAAAGGGTCTCTTTGTTAGGGCAATTGGACACAGCGGCGCCTATACCATCTTGACCAAACAACAAGCTGACCGGGTTGGTCAGCTTACGGTACAGAAGCTCGGTCTTACTCAGGCCACCATTGACCAAATTAAGACCATTGACTATAACACCCTTCTGGCCGCCGGCGTAGCGGCCCTTGCTGATGCAGGTAAAGAACTAAATGTAAGCCTCTCGTGGCGTGCGGTAGCCGATAACAATGTGGTTCAGGACAATTATCCCGACTGGGCTAATACAATGCCCTTTATGCAAGGCTCCGTGTTCAGCGAAATCACCAACCACAATCTACCCTTGATTGATCAGGGTATTTACAAGAATGATTGGACTACTGCGGAAACAGACAGCTATCTTACCAAGCGCTTTGGCTCCGATGCCGCAGCAATAAAGGATGAATTTACCAAGCTCTTCCCCGAGAAGAAACCCCAGGATGTTTTTTTCTACGATATTGGCCGCTTCCGGCGTCCCTCTCAGGATCACTTGGCGGATAAGGCAAAGACCGCGACCGCTCCGGTATACACCTACTTGTTCGTATTTGAAGCTCCTGCAAACGGCGGCATAACCGCCTTCCATTGTTCGGAACTAATCTATGTGTTCCACAATGTGGGGCTCAGGGAAATTACCAAAGCTACTGGTGGAACGGCTGATGTTTATAAGATGCAGGATATTATGGCCCAGGCTTGGGTCAACTTTGCCACCAACGGCAACCCGAGCCAGCCCGGCCTGGACTGGAAGCCCTACGATCCTATCGCCAGAACCGGCACCATGATCTTTGATGCGAACAGCCGCTTTGTTCCTTTTAACGATTCGAAGTTGCAGGAACTCATGGGTACTAGATAG
- a CDS encoding ABC transporter substrate-binding protein, translating into MNRKFRAAWIVLLALVLAGCSGSKGAKKSVAAAEEWEIPFLNVLTGPIASIGAYLQWGADRAAAEINAAGGIAGKPVRILRIDTGMEPATGITEMSKLLDTALTVMGPVPEPVILAAVPLAAEEGIYSFTATTSWEYVADFYPWAISWFPPTQEPLPPIVAAWLTHTRGKRVVQFVENYSVWAGMAQAHEKGIADAGAVLLNQVDVPGDAVSFGPLVVNALSQNPDSIIFACNAQKIPGIIAELKSRGWTDMNRLLVFSSGDDASLYTVGGSNINGVMIYNFADPGLSNPRWDAFRDAFKADYNGAEPFSLSPNYYDAVYMIKRAIEATGITGDPKKLAEERILIRDYCNEIQNFEGIQYTWSNSRGYPRNKPVYLFEVQNGNKRKVLEIVSGGSFAGSSGEIR; encoded by the coding sequence ATGAACAGGAAATTCCGTGCTGCCTGGATTGTATTGCTTGCCCTGGTACTTGCCGGATGTTCCGGATCGAAGGGCGCAAAAAAATCTGTTGCCGCAGCGGAGGAATGGGAGATTCCTTTTCTCAATGTGCTTACAGGCCCTATTGCCAGCATAGGCGCTTACCTCCAGTGGGGGGCTGACCGGGCCGCCGCTGAGATAAACGCCGCAGGGGGCATTGCGGGGAAGCCTGTGCGTATACTTCGGATCGATACCGGTATGGAGCCTGCCACGGGCATTACCGAAATGTCCAAGCTTCTGGATACCGCCTTGACCGTCATGGGTCCGGTTCCCGAGCCGGTAATTCTGGCTGCGGTGCCTCTTGCCGCCGAGGAGGGGATTTATTCTTTTACGGCAACTACCTCCTGGGAATATGTGGCGGATTTCTACCCCTGGGCTATCAGCTGGTTCCCCCCCACTCAGGAACCGCTGCCTCCCATTGTTGCCGCATGGCTTACCCATACCAGGGGGAAACGGGTGGTCCAGTTTGTGGAGAACTACAGCGTATGGGCCGGGATGGCCCAGGCCCACGAAAAGGGCATTGCCGATGCAGGCGCCGTCCTGCTTAACCAGGTGGATGTCCCGGGCGATGCGGTGAGCTTCGGCCCCCTGGTGGTTAATGCCCTGTCGCAGAATCCTGACTCTATCATCTTTGCCTGCAATGCCCAAAAGATCCCAGGCATTATTGCTGAACTCAAGTCCCGGGGCTGGACCGATATGAACCGGCTCCTGGTCTTCTCTTCCGGGGATGATGCGTCCCTATACACCGTGGGGGGCAGTAACATTAACGGCGTTATGATTTACAACTTCGCGGACCCCGGCCTGAGCAACCCCCGCTGGGACGCGTTCCGGGATGCCTTTAAGGCAGACTACAACGGCGCTGAGCCTTTCAGCCTTTCACCCAACTACTATGATGCGGTCTACATGATCAAACGGGCGATTGAGGCGACAGGGATCACCGGGGATCCGAAAAAGCTGGCGGAGGAACGGATACTTATTCGGGATTACTGCAACGAGATTCAGAATTTTGAGGGCATCCAGTATACCTGGAGCAATTCCCGGGGCTATCCCCGGAATAAGCCGGTATATCTCTTTGAGGTGCAGAATGGCAATAAGCGGAAGGTTCTGGAGATTGTTTCCGGGGGAAGCTTCGCTGGAAGTTCCGGAGAAATCAGGTAA
- a CDS encoding branched-chain amino acid ABC transporter permease produces MSGPVFFFLSFTAIFILASWALYLPYRMGQLHFLVIPNMVISAYFGALVSGAAVSGAQGAAHWPFFAVLLGAVILSALIGFLVSLCIGDAPCFSVAIVGLTFMFLVRTIAENTPFLGRTLGMYGVPRIIDSTQGNRLFLVILIYLILLLVGFLVYRFDRSPLGRAASCIFADRDMALSLGINIKTMGMLLQTASSAMGGLAGVLYLYVTRSISPAFITFQNLGLFVTMLFVGGYTTQWGILLVTPILWGIPLIMPEALQGWKNVFYALILIVILMVRPEGVITRPALRKILPWISTSVWRKR; encoded by the coding sequence GTGTCCGGTCCGGTGTTTTTTTTCCTGAGCTTTACCGCTATTTTTATTCTCGCATCCTGGGCCTTGTACCTGCCCTACCGCATGGGGCAGCTTCACTTTCTGGTGATCCCCAATATGGTTATCTCCGCCTATTTCGGCGCCTTGGTGTCCGGGGCCGCTGTCTCAGGCGCCCAGGGCGCGGCCCATTGGCCGTTTTTCGCGGTGCTCCTTGGCGCAGTAATACTGAGCGCCCTTATCGGCTTCCTAGTTTCCCTCTGCATTGGAGACGCCCCTTGTTTCTCCGTGGCGATCGTTGGGTTAACCTTTATGTTTCTGGTCAGGACTATTGCCGAAAACACCCCCTTCCTGGGCAGGACCCTGGGTATGTACGGGGTTCCCCGGATCATCGATTCAACCCAGGGGAACCGGCTTTTTCTGGTGATCCTGATCTACCTTATCCTGCTGCTGGTCGGGTTTCTTGTTTACCGGTTTGACCGCTCCCCTTTGGGCAGGGCGGCTTCCTGTATTTTCGCGGATCGGGACATGGCGCTTTCCCTGGGGATAAACATCAAAACCATGGGGATGCTGCTCCAGACCGCATCCAGCGCAATGGGGGGGCTGGCGGGGGTGCTGTACCTTTATGTGACCCGGTCCATTTCGCCGGCCTTTATTACCTTTCAGAACCTGGGGCTTTTTGTGACCATGCTCTTTGTGGGGGGCTATACTACCCAGTGGGGCATACTTTTGGTAACACCAATACTGTGGGGTATCCCCCTAATCATGCCCGAGGCGCTCCAGGGCTGGAAGAATGTTTTTTACGCGCTTATTCTTATTGTTATATTGATGGTAAGGCCCGAGGGGGTAATAACCCGTCCGGCTTTGCGGAAAATTTTGCCTTGGATTAGTACTAGTGTTTGGAGGAAAAGATGA
- a CDS encoding branched-chain amino acid ABC transporter permease: MEILIAQIINGLSLGSIYVLLVTAFNLLLLVARVIHFSFPAIIVFSMYMAWFALQATGSIIAGIGASIVSAIILNMVSAPVFQHIMRGELRCKSRKRGTVDINATMVISMGMGVIITEFCSHSINKGFPVSFLTEDADPSGWIALTREPLWQHGLISVSYGQALSLAVGIIAVAVLFRIIYRTRVGRAFRAMAENPGGAKLAGIPVFRTGLQSYFLTGLLGGITAALMAMLLGFASADLGDQLGHKVLGISIIAGLGNLAGGLVFALLLGIVEALIQGYFSGSWSNAAVFVIMLVVVLAKPKGVFGTKL, encoded by the coding sequence ATGGAAATACTGATAGCCCAGATTATCAACGGCTTGTCCCTGGGGAGTATTTATGTGCTCCTGGTAACGGCCTTTAATCTGCTCCTCCTGGTTGCCAGGGTCATTCACTTTTCTTTCCCGGCAATCATCGTGTTTTCAATGTATATGGCCTGGTTTGCCTTGCAGGCAACGGGCAGTATTATTGCGGGTATTGGCGCAAGCATTGTTTCTGCGATTATCCTTAACATGGTTTCAGCCCCGGTGTTTCAGCATATTATGCGCGGGGAACTTCGTTGCAAGTCGCGCAAACGGGGGACGGTTGATATTAACGCTACCATGGTTATCTCCATGGGAATGGGGGTGATCATCACCGAATTCTGTTCCCACAGTATCAATAAGGGTTTCCCGGTTTCCTTTCTCACCGAAGATGCCGACCCTTCCGGGTGGATAGCTCTGACCCGGGAGCCCCTCTGGCAGCACGGCCTTATCAGTGTTAGTTACGGACAGGCGCTGAGCTTGGCGGTGGGGATTATCGCAGTAGCGGTGCTGTTCCGCATCATCTACCGGACCAGAGTGGGCCGGGCTTTCAGGGCCATGGCCGAAAATCCCGGCGGGGCAAAGCTGGCGGGGATTCCGGTTTTCAGGACCGGGCTCCAGAGTTATTTTCTTACGGGCCTTTTGGGGGGGATCACTGCGGCGCTGATGGCTATGCTGCTGGGTTTCGCTTCGGCGGACCTGGGGGATCAGCTGGGGCATAAGGTCCTGGGGATTTCCATCATCGCCGGGCTGGGGAACCTTGCGGGGGGGCTGGTTTTTGCCCTGCTTCTGGGTATAGTAGAGGCGCTTATCCAGGGCTACTTTTCCGGGTCCTGGTCTAATGCGGCGGTGTTTGTTATTATGCTGGTTGTTGTCCTGGCAAAGCCCAAGGGCGTCTTTGGAACAAAGCTGTAG
- a CDS encoding ABC transporter ATP-binding protein, with translation MEQRNEPILSVRDLSVSYGSIKALQGVSLELRRGEIVALIGPNGAGKTTVMETVLGVNTPDTGSVVFEGRDCTGLPVDKNVRNGMTLAPEGRGVFASMSVLDNLLLGAHHETKGADKKLGFVFDAFPVLGERKNQNAGTLSGGERQMLSIARALMSTPRIIMVDEPSMGLAPMVVNTIFKILVNLNKEGYAIFLAEQNVYKALKCAHRAYVLEAGRVVAQGRAEDLLNDPAIREAYLGA, from the coding sequence TTGGAACAGAGGAATGAGCCGATTCTGTCGGTCCGGGATCTTTCTGTTTCCTACGGCTCTATCAAGGCACTCCAGGGGGTAAGCCTGGAGCTGCGCCGGGGGGAAATAGTGGCGCTCATTGGCCCCAACGGCGCGGGGAAGACCACGGTTATGGAAACTGTTCTGGGGGTTAATACCCCCGATACGGGGTCGGTTGTTTTTGAAGGCAGGGATTGTACCGGCCTTCCGGTGGATAAAAATGTGCGCAATGGCATGACCCTGGCGCCTGAAGGCCGGGGGGTCTTTGCCTCCATGTCGGTTCTGGACAACCTTCTCTTGGGGGCTCACCATGAGACTAAGGGCGCGGACAAAAAGCTTGGATTTGTTTTTGATGCCTTTCCGGTTCTGGGGGAGCGGAAAAACCAGAACGCAGGAACTCTGTCCGGTGGGGAACGGCAGATGCTGTCCATTGCCCGGGCTCTCATGTCTACCCCACGGATAATTATGGTGGATGAGCCTTCTATGGGATTGGCGCCCATGGTGGTCAACACTATTTTTAAGATACTGGTTAATCTAAATAAAGAAGGGTACGCAATTTTTCTGGCGGAGCAGAATGTGTATAAGGCCCTGAAATGCGCCCACCGGGCTTATGTGCTGGAAGCCGGCAGGGTTGTTGCCCAGGGCAGGGCGGAGGATCTTTTGAATGATCCGGCGATCCGCGAGGCTTACCTTGGGGCGTAA
- a CDS encoding ABC transporter ATP-binding protein produces the protein MLEIAGVSKSFGGLQALRDLSFTIEEGRIHGIIGPNGSGKTTLFNCISGLLPLNSGRICFGETEISGLGADAIARLGIGRTFQAGNLAPSLTVLENVLCGVSGSLFFTAPKKQKVLEQEALELLDSVGMGDARDRWGADLVWAERQLVQIVRALLGKPKLLLLDEPVSGMSAKETALVTDLIRKIKVMGISVVMVSHDIRMLMDTADWVTVLNFGEKIAEGRPDQIRRDPLVMEAYLGTEE, from the coding sequence ATGCTGGAAATTGCGGGGGTAAGCAAATCCTTTGGGGGCCTTCAGGCGCTGAGGGATCTCAGTTTTACCATTGAGGAAGGCCGGATCCACGGGATCATCGGCCCCAATGGTTCGGGTAAGACCACTCTTTTCAACTGCATCTCCGGCCTGCTCCCCTTGAATTCGGGGAGGATCTGTTTCGGCGAAACCGAAATCTCCGGCCTGGGGGCGGATGCTATCGCCCGGCTCGGCATTGGCCGGACCTTTCAGGCGGGCAATCTGGCGCCTTCCCTGACGGTCTTGGAAAATGTACTCTGCGGGGTTTCCGGCTCCCTCTTTTTTACGGCGCCCAAAAAGCAAAAGGTTCTGGAACAGGAAGCCCTGGAACTGCTGGACTCGGTGGGCATGGGGGACGCCCGGGACCGCTGGGGGGCGGACCTGGTCTGGGCGGAACGGCAACTGGTGCAGATTGTTCGGGCCCTGCTCGGCAAGCCTAAGCTGCTCCTGCTGGACGAACCGGTTTCCGGGATGTCCGCTAAAGAAACAGCATTGGTGACGGACCTGATACGGAAGATCAAGGTCATGGGTATAAGCGTGGTAATGGTAAGCCACGATATCAGGATGCTCATGGATACTGCGGACTGGGTTACGGTGCTGAACTTTGGCGAAAAAATTGCGGAGGGAAGGCCGGATCAGATCCGCCGCGATCCCCTGGTGATGGAGGCTTATCTTGGAACAGAGGAATGA
- a CDS encoding type II toxin-antitoxin system VapC family toxin → MIAVVDVSGVAQILFQTSKKEKFETLLQEATSVLAPDLYVSELSNTLWKYCIKGLYTTEECSQFIDDGLNYIDEYIDSKDIWKEAFGESVKNKHPVYDMFYAVIARRNDGIVVTNDGDLAKICKKLNIQYCY, encoded by the coding sequence ATGATAGCTGTTGTTGATGTAAGTGGTGTTGCTCAAATATTATTTCAGACATCAAAAAAAGAAAAATTTGAAACCCTTTTGCAGGAAGCAACGTCGGTCCTGGCTCCTGATTTATATGTATCGGAGTTATCCAATACTTTGTGGAAATATTGTATCAAAGGACTATACACAACAGAAGAATGTTCCCAGTTTATTGACGATGGGCTAAATTATATTGATGAATACATTGATTCAAAGGACATTTGGAAAGAGGCATTTGGGGAAAGTGTGAAAAATAAACATCCGGTTTATGATATGTTCTATGCGGTAATAGCCCGCAGAAACGATGGTATAGTAGTAACTAATGATGGCGATTTAGCTAAAATATGTAAAAAATTAAATATACAATATTGTTATTAA
- a CDS encoding nitroreductase family protein, with translation MSDFLDLCKKRQSCRGFSEQAVEHDKLVQCVEAGRLTHSGCNAQPWSFVVVESEDMVSQIALCGQQLKQNVWLGTAKAFIIILEEHAVLSPIISCFLDSQYYAKGDLGAAAAYVCLEAASQGLGSCITGLYDRKKICELLNIPVEKQFGSVIALGYSANDTIRSKKRKAFEDIVRFV, from the coding sequence ATGAGCGATTTTCTGGATCTTTGTAAAAAACGCCAAAGCTGCCGGGGCTTTTCAGAACAAGCTGTGGAGCATGACAAGCTGGTACAATGCGTTGAAGCAGGCCGCTTAACCCACTCCGGCTGTAATGCCCAGCCCTGGAGTTTTGTTGTTGTAGAAAGCGAAGACATGGTTAGTCAAATTGCACTGTGCGGCCAACAGCTAAAGCAAAACGTTTGGTTGGGTACCGCAAAGGCATTTATCATTATCCTGGAAGAACACGCAGTTTTAAGCCCCATTATCAGTTGCTTTCTTGACAGCCAATACTATGCAAAAGGCGATTTGGGCGCCGCCGCCGCATACGTCTGTTTGGAAGCCGCTTCACAGGGACTCGGGAGCTGCATTACTGGTCTTTACGATCGTAAGAAGATTTGCGAATTGTTGAATATTCCTGTGGAAAAACAATTCGGGTCTGTAATTGCCCTGGGATATTCTGCAAATGATACTATTCGCTCTAAAAAGCGCAAGGCCTTTGAAGATATTGTACGATTTGTGTGA
- a CDS encoding ABC transporter ATP-binding protein, with the protein MLLEVKNLKVSYGNIEALHGISFSIDKGEILTLIGANGAGKTSTLMSLARLPRPEAPVVTGGDILYDGQSLLKTEPHILIQKKMLALVPEGRHIFGNLSVQENLQIATYPHRKDINRAIITGEILDQVYGLFPRLYERRKQRGELLSGGEQQMLAVGRALMTGSEFIMLDEPSMGLAPKLMYEMFRALKQLNFVKHITILVVEQNAKVALEFASRGYVLKTGEIIASGTSAELMANPDVKKAYLGG; encoded by the coding sequence ATGCTGTTAGAAGTAAAGAACCTGAAAGTTTCCTACGGGAATATCGAAGCCCTGCACGGTATTTCTTTTTCTATTGATAAGGGGGAGATACTTACCCTCATCGGCGCTAATGGTGCAGGAAAGACATCAACTCTTATGAGCCTTGCCCGGCTGCCCCGGCCCGAGGCCCCGGTAGTTACCGGGGGGGACATACTGTACGACGGGCAGAGTCTCCTTAAAACAGAACCCCACATCCTGATCCAGAAAAAAATGCTGGCCTTGGTTCCGGAAGGGCGGCATATTTTCGGTAACCTCTCGGTGCAAGAAAATCTTCAAATCGCTACCTACCCCCATCGTAAGGATATTAACCGAGCTATTATAACCGGGGAAATCCTGGACCAGGTATACGGCCTGTTCCCCCGGCTCTATGAGCGGCGGAAACAGCGGGGGGAACTGCTCTCCGGGGGTGAACAGCAGATGCTGGCGGTAGGCCGGGCCCTGATGACCGGCAGTGAGTTCATCATGCTGGATGAGCCTTCTATGGGGCTTGCCCCGAAACTGATGTATGAAATGTTCCGTGCTCTGAAGCAGCTTAACTTTGTGAAACACATCACTATTCTGGTGGTGGAACAGAATGCCAAGGTTGCCCTGGAATTTGCGAGCCGGGGCTATGTTCTTAAAACCGGGGAGATCATCGCCAGCGGCACTTCAGCAGAGCTGATGGCAAACCCGGATGTGAAGAAGGCGTATCTGGGCGGGTAG
- a CDS encoding ABC transporter ATP-binding protein: MEYHLEIKNLTHRFGGLQALTNVNINLKKGEIAGLIGPNGAGKTTVFNLVSGFYVPTEGDIVVGGVRINAKKPHEIASMKIGRTFQNIRLWSEMTVLDNIRIAQHYRLGYNAADALFSTRRYREREADIVERARELLEIFNLSDLAEEYPKNLPYGVQRRVEIARALSLQPDLLMLDEPAAGLSTADVASLIEYIRWIHEKFNLTIWMIEHQMEVIMTLCDQISVIDFGKEIAQGVPEEIQRNPEVIKAYLGDDAI, translated from the coding sequence ATGGAATATCATCTGGAAATTAAGAACCTGACCCACCGTTTCGGCGGGCTCCAGGCTTTGACGAATGTCAATATCAATTTGAAGAAAGGGGAAATTGCCGGCCTTATCGGGCCCAACGGCGCGGGCAAGACCACAGTGTTCAATCTGGTGAGCGGGTTTTATGTTCCCACCGAAGGGGACATTGTGGTAGGCGGGGTCAGGATCAATGCCAAGAAACCCCACGAGATTGCGTCCATGAAAATAGGCCGCACCTTTCAGAACATACGGCTCTGGAGTGAGATGACCGTGCTGGACAATATCCGCATCGCCCAGCACTACCGGCTGGGGTACAATGCTGCGGACGCCTTGTTTTCTACCCGGCGCTACCGGGAACGGGAGGCGGATATCGTTGAACGGGCACGGGAATTGCTGGAGATATTTAACCTCTCTGACCTTGCGGAGGAGTACCCGAAAAACCTTCCCTACGGAGTACAGCGCCGGGTAGAAATAGCCCGAGCACTGTCTTTGCAGCCGGATTTGCTCATGCTGGACGAACCTGCCGCAGGGCTGAGCACCGCAGATGTTGCAAGCCTTATTGAGTACATCCGCTGGATACACGAAAAGTTCAACCTTACTATCTGGATGATCGAACACCAGATGGAAGTCATCATGACCCTCTGCGATCAAATTTCAGTGATTGACTTTGGAAAGGAGATTGCCCAGGGTGTTCCGGAGGAGATTCAGAGGAACCCCGAGGTTATTAAAGCCTATCTTGGGGACGACGCAATTTAA